From Fervidobacterium gondwanense DSM 13020, a single genomic window includes:
- a CDS encoding LytR/AlgR family response regulator transcription factor — MTCVIVEDEKLLALVLEKMLKEEGLDILGIASNAREAIEMINTKMPDLVFLDINLGEYDGFYVLENVKHRPYVIFTTAYSEYAVKAFEENAIDYLLKPIREERLKTAIEKVRKIIESNKEDVLQESKMREFIKKMKKEKFSVEVDGEVLFLDISKILYIYASEGEVVVVSNEEKLTTKTSLKVCEEKLPAEKFLRVHKSYIINVEHIKKIIRNYFGSVALELSNGDIVPVGRNYKESLKELLE, encoded by the coding sequence ATGACTTGTGTAATTGTTGAAGATGAAAAGTTGCTTGCTCTTGTACTTGAAAAGATGTTGAAAGAGGAAGGTTTAGATATATTAGGCATAGCATCTAACGCACGTGAAGCTATCGAGATGATCAATACAAAAATGCCCGATTTGGTTTTTCTAGATATAAACTTGGGAGAATACGACGGTTTTTATGTTCTTGAAAACGTCAAGCATAGGCCTTATGTGATATTTACGACTGCTTATTCAGAATACGCTGTAAAGGCTTTCGAAGAAAATGCAATTGACTATCTTTTAAAACCTATAAGGGAAGAACGCTTGAAGACTGCTATCGAGAAGGTAAGGAAGATTATAGAAAGCAACAAAGAGGACGTACTTCAAGAGTCAAAAATGAGAGAATTCATAAAGAAGATGAAAAAAGAAAAATTCTCCGTCGAAGTTGACGGAGAGGTGTTGTTTTTGGATATCAGCAAAATTTTATACATTTACGCAAGCGAAGGTGAAGTAGTTGTCGTCTCAAATGAAGAAAAATTGACTACGAAAACTTCTTTAAAGGTTTGTGAAGAAAAACTACCTGCGGAAAAATTCCTTAGAGTTCATAAATCGTATATTATAAATGTTGAGCACATAAAGAAAATAATCAGGAATTACTTTGGGAGCGTGGCCCTCGAACTTTCAAATGGCGATATTGTGCCAGTTGGAAGAAATTACAAGGAGTCTTTAAAAGAGTTGCTCGAATAA
- a CDS encoding sensor histidine kinase, translating to MRVFLFLQLISLIIFVYIMYFVPSNLYLFSVIATFLIVNTVGITYYVFRMWGKELVNATKQIKLLYFSLLVVAVVGLGFLFANLFNMWIDRYPIDTLSNFLNALLVVSTFLLVSFGVSYVALKRELERQVIEYKKLNEAQMKLRMQVFRYKTNPHFLFNSMSTAVSMIDLGESNDKLREYLINLSELFRAVLEAPEVWTLKDEISLVKKYLDIQKIRLSNFDYMIDIQPECEGVKIPSLILQPIVENSIIHGVTKSTNSGVITIEAKQTDGFILLSIQDNGKGASEIVKGAGLQMVENLLKTFDKDSELIYETSPGKGTKVFLRWLATR from the coding sequence TTGCGGGTATTTCTTTTTCTTCAACTCATATCACTTATCATCTTTGTTTACATAATGTATTTCGTTCCGTCGAATCTTTATTTGTTCTCAGTAATTGCTACTTTTTTGATTGTGAATACTGTCGGTATAACGTACTATGTTTTTAGAATGTGGGGTAAAGAATTAGTTAATGCGACAAAGCAGATCAAACTTTTGTATTTTTCACTCCTTGTAGTTGCAGTAGTTGGTTTGGGTTTCCTTTTTGCCAATCTGTTTAACATGTGGATTGACAGATATCCGATAGATACTTTGAGCAATTTCTTGAATGCGTTACTTGTGGTTTCAACATTTCTCTTGGTATCCTTTGGAGTATCTTACGTTGCTCTAAAAAGAGAGCTTGAGAGGCAGGTTATAGAGTATAAAAAGCTTAATGAAGCCCAGATGAAGTTAAGGATGCAGGTTTTCAGGTACAAAACTAATCCTCATTTTCTGTTCAATTCTATGAGCACTGCGGTTTCAATGATTGACCTTGGAGAAAGCAATGACAAATTGCGCGAGTATCTTATAAATCTTTCAGAGCTTTTTAGAGCAGTTCTGGAAGCTCCTGAAGTTTGGACGTTGAAAGATGAAATCTCCTTAGTGAAGAAGTATTTGGATATACAGAAGATCAGGTTGAGCAATTTTGACTATATGATAGACATTCAGCCGGAATGTGAGGGTGTGAAAATTCCGTCTCTAATCCTTCAGCCGATTGTGGAAAACTCGATAATTCATGGTGTAACCAAGTCTACAAACAGTGGTGTTATAACAATAGAAGCTAAGCAAACGGATGGATTTATTCTCTTGAGTATTCAAGACAATGGAAAGGGTGCATCAGAAATCGTGAAGGGTGCAGGTCTACAGATGGTTGAGAATTTGCTGAAAACGTTCGATAAGGATTCAGAATTAATTTATGAGACATCACCAGGAAAAGGAACAAAGGTATTTCTGAGATGGCTTGCTACCCGCTAA